The Capra hircus breed San Clemente chromosome 2, ASM170441v1, whole genome shotgun sequence genome window below encodes:
- the LOC108638512 gene encoding glycine-rich cell wall structural protein 1.8-like, translating into MVRDTGRGSTESVQLPRGREQQGRLPGGGYICADSNHGLAEGRQMRGPGGRRARSGQEGRGEDGPGADRRAGGTMSREPTGGQGGGRAGSGREGGGEDGPGADGGPGGRRARSGQEGQGDDEPGADGRAGGRTGRERTGGPGGGRAGGMMGQEQMEGRGDDGPGADRRAKGTMGREPTGGQGGGRAGGTMGRERTGGPGSRQEGRGDDGPGADGRAGGTTGWGDDGPGADGGPRGRWAGSRREGRGEDGPGADGRAGGRTGRERTGGRGNNGPGADRRAKGTMGREPTGGQGGGRAGSGPEGRGNDGPGADRRAREPTGGLGG; encoded by the coding sequence ATGGTGCGCGATACGGGGCGTGGGAGCACAGAGAGTGTGCAGCTTCCCCGGGGTCGGGAGcagcagggaaggcttcctggaggaggctacATCTGCGCGGACTCTAACCACGGCCTGGCAGAAGGCAGGCAGATGAGAGGGCCGGGGGGACGACGGGCCAGGAGCGGACAGGAGGGCCGGGGGGAGGACGGGCCAGGAGCGGACCGGAGGGCCGGGGGGACGATGAGCCGGGAGCCGACGGGAGGGCAGGGGGGAGGACGGGCCGGGAGCGGACGGGAGGGCGGGGGGGAGGACGGGCCGGGAGCAGATGGAGGGCCGGGGGGACGACGGGCCAGGAGCGGACAGGAGGGCCAAGGGGACGATGAGCCGGGAGCCGACGGGAGGGCAGGGGGGAGGACGGGCCGGGAGCGGACCGGAGGGCCGGGGGGAGGACGGGCTGGGGGGATGATGGGCCAGGAGCAGATGGAGGGCCGGGGGGACGATGGGCCAGGAGCGGACAGGAGGGCCAAGGGGACGATGGGCCGGGAGCCGACGGGAGGGCAGGGGGGAGGACGGGCCGGGGGAACAATGGGCCGGGAGCGGACAGGAGGGCCAGGGAGCCGACAGGAGGGCCGGGGGGATGACGGGCCAGGAGCGGACGGGAGGGCGGGGGGGACGACGGGCTGGGGGGATGATGGGCCAGGAGCAGATGGAGGGCCAAGGGGACGATGGGCCGGGAGCCGACGGGAGGGCAGGGGGGAGGACGGGCCGGGAGCGGACGGGAGGGCGGGGGGGAGGACGGGCCGGGAGCGGACCGGAGGGCGGGGGAACAATGGGCCGGGAGCGGACAGGAGGGCCAAGGGGACGATGGGCCGGGAGCCGACGGGAGGGCAGGGGGGAGGACGGGCCGGGAGCGGACCGGAGGGCCGGGGGAACGATGGGCCGGGAGCGGACAGGAGGGCCAGGGAGCCGACAGGAGGGCTGGGGGGATGA